A genome region from Stenotrophomonas maltophilia includes the following:
- a CDS encoding membrane-bound PQQ-dependent dehydrogenase, glucose/quinate/shikimate family has product MSATPQSASVLVRASRHPLVTVLSLLLVVLGLVIGGLGAWLLSLGGSAYYAIAGFGLLASGILLFGNRRSGALLYALVFVGTLLWTWWESGSDYWRWVPRLGLVTALGIVVALLAPTLREPVSKRLSRSVAGLLMLVFVAAFGLAFAPHGEVDGHQPFPEGAVSAGLAPTRDTTGLQPADQPADGDWPAWGRSNAATRYSPLQQITPANVATLQLAWQFRTGDLPKKRWGAESTPLKIGDRLYLCTARNRLIALDASSGKELWRFDPKVKDASIPYTAACRGVSYYEQPNAPTIADAVLADVAADLALPEPPPTVTRSAAPGSRPACWARIIEGTLDGRIIAVDADSGRPCANFGNNGQIDITLGMGEVPPGYVSITSPPAIVRGVIVTGHQVLDGQRRDAPSGVIQAYDAVTGKLRWAWDMDQPERNGLPPREQTYTRGTPNMWTTATGDEALGLVYLPLGNSAGDYWSGSRTENQNRYSTSLVAIDVATGKPAWHFQAVRKDVWDYDLGSQASLIDYPTAAGKVPAILLPTKQGDLYILDRRNGQLLSAAEEREVPVGGVEPEQRSPTQLFSLYHTLRREHDLTERDMWGLTPIDQLVCRIQFRKAYYEGFYTPPSSDRHSIEYPGYNGGSDWGSVSIDTRRGVIVSNYNDMPNYNRLVPRAEADRLGWLPREKVRADKGGGEGAGDPQVGTPYGIQVNAGWRLPFTGLLCKQPPYGGIRAIDLRTGKLLWDRPFGSARGNGPFGIRSGLPIEIGTPNNGGSVITASGLIFIAAATDDLLRAIDLKTGKELWHAKLPAGGQANPMVYEQGGRQYVVIMAGGHHFMETPKGDYVMAFALPR; this is encoded by the coding sequence ATGTCCGCCACGCCGCAGTCCGCTTCTGTCCTCGTCCGCGCCTCCCGCCATCCCCTCGTCACCGTGCTGTCGCTGTTGCTGGTGGTGCTCGGCCTGGTCATCGGCGGTCTCGGTGCATGGCTGCTCAGCCTTGGGGGTTCGGCGTACTACGCCATCGCAGGATTCGGCCTGCTGGCCAGCGGCATCCTGCTGTTCGGCAACCGTCGCAGCGGCGCGCTGCTGTACGCGCTGGTGTTCGTCGGCACACTGCTGTGGACCTGGTGGGAGTCGGGCAGCGACTACTGGCGTTGGGTGCCGCGCCTGGGCCTGGTTACGGCGCTGGGCATCGTGGTGGCGCTGCTGGCACCGACCCTGCGCGAACCGGTGTCAAAGCGCCTTTCCCGTAGTGTGGCTGGCCTGCTGATGCTGGTGTTCGTCGCCGCGTTCGGCCTGGCGTTCGCGCCGCATGGCGAAGTGGACGGGCACCAGCCGTTCCCGGAAGGGGCGGTCAGTGCCGGCCTGGCCCCGACGCGTGATACCACCGGCCTCCAGCCCGCCGACCAGCCTGCCGACGGTGACTGGCCTGCCTGGGGCCGCAGCAATGCTGCCACCCGCTATTCCCCCCTGCAGCAGATCACGCCGGCCAACGTTGCCACGCTGCAGCTGGCCTGGCAGTTCCGTACCGGCGACCTGCCGAAGAAGCGCTGGGGCGCGGAATCCACGCCGCTGAAGATCGGCGACCGCCTGTACCTGTGTACCGCGCGCAACCGCTTGATCGCACTCGACGCCAGCAGCGGCAAGGAACTGTGGCGGTTCGATCCGAAGGTCAAGGACGCTTCGATTCCCTATACAGCTGCCTGCCGTGGCGTGAGCTACTACGAACAACCCAACGCGCCGACCATCGCCGATGCGGTGCTGGCCGATGTCGCCGCCGACCTGGCCCTGCCCGAGCCGCCGCCCACGGTCACCCGCAGCGCCGCGCCGGGCAGCCGTCCGGCCTGCTGGGCGCGCATCATTGAAGGCACGCTGGATGGCCGCATCATCGCAGTGGATGCGGACAGCGGCCGCCCGTGCGCCAACTTCGGCAACAACGGCCAGATCGATATCACCCTGGGCATGGGCGAGGTGCCGCCGGGCTATGTGTCGATCACCTCGCCACCGGCGATCGTGCGCGGCGTGATCGTCACCGGCCACCAGGTGCTGGACGGCCAGCGCCGCGATGCACCGTCGGGGGTGATCCAGGCTTACGACGCGGTCACCGGCAAGCTGCGCTGGGCGTGGGACATGGACCAGCCCGAGCGGAACGGCCTGCCGCCACGCGAACAGACCTATACGCGCGGCACGCCCAACATGTGGACCACGGCCACCGGTGATGAGGCGCTGGGCCTGGTCTACCTGCCGCTGGGCAACTCCGCCGGCGATTACTGGAGCGGCTCGCGCACGGAAAACCAGAACCGCTATTCCACCTCGCTGGTGGCGATCGACGTGGCCACCGGCAAACCGGCCTGGCACTTCCAGGCCGTGCGCAAGGATGTATGGGATTACGACCTGGGTTCACAGGCCAGCCTGATCGACTACCCGACCGCGGCGGGCAAGGTGCCGGCCATCCTGCTGCCGACCAAGCAGGGCGACCTCTACATCCTCGACCGCCGCAACGGCCAGCTGCTGAGTGCCGCGGAGGAACGCGAGGTGCCTGTGGGCGGTGTCGAGCCCGAGCAGCGCTCACCTACGCAGTTGTTCTCGCTGTACCACACGCTGCGCCGCGAGCATGACCTGACCGAGCGCGACATGTGGGGGCTGACCCCGATCGACCAGCTGGTCTGCCGCATCCAGTTCCGCAAGGCCTATTACGAAGGCTTCTACACGCCGCCCAGCAGTGACCGCCACTCCATCGAGTACCCGGGTTACAACGGTGGCTCGGACTGGGGTAGCGTCTCCATTGATACGCGCCGTGGCGTGATCGTGTCCAACTACAACGACATGCCCAACTACAACCGGCTGGTGCCGCGTGCCGAAGCCGACCGGTTGGGCTGGCTGCCGCGCGAGAAGGTCCGCGCCGACAAGGGCGGTGGCGAGGGTGCAGGTGATCCGCAGGTGGGCACGCCGTATGGCATCCAGGTCAATGCCGGCTGGCGGCTGCCGTTCACCGGCCTGCTGTGCAAGCAGCCGCCCTACGGCGGCATTCGCGCCATCGACCTGCGTACCGGCAAGCTGCTGTGGGATCGCCCGTTTGGCAGTGCGCGCGGCAATGGTCCATTCGGTATCCGCTCCGGCCTGCCGATTGAAATCGGTACGCCGAACAACGGCGGTTCGGTGATTACCGCCAGTGGCCTGATCTTCATCGCCGCCGCCACCGATGATCTGCTGCGCGCGATTGATCTGAAGACCGGCAAGGAACTGTGGCACGCCAAGCTGCCGGCCGGTGGCCAGGCCAACCCGATGGTGTACGAACAGGGCGGCCGCCAGTACGTGGTGATCATGGCCGGTGGCCACCATTTCATGGAGACCCCGAAGGGCGATTACGTGATGGCGTTTGCGCTGCCCAGATAG
- a CDS encoding zinc-dependent alcohol dehydrogenase family protein — MSQVVRIHEYGNADVLRIDDIDVPAPAADEIQIRVKAIGLNRAEVMFRNGAYLQEAQFPSRLGYEAAGVVEALGNDVNGFAIGDAVSVVPPLDIARWGTYGELANVPARLVVKHPQALDFETAAAVWMQYVTAWGALLEQAHLAAGDFVIITAASSSVGLAAIQIANAVGATPIAVTRGPGKRQALLDAGAAHVIATQEQDLAAEVARITGGAGARVVFDPIGGPQFNALTEAMARGGILLEYGALSSEPTPFPLFNVLGKSLTLKGYLYSEIVSDDAVLARAKAFIVDGLDKGLLAPKIARVFPFAQIQDAHRYLESNEQIGKVVVTV; from the coding sequence ATGAGCCAGGTTGTCCGCATCCACGAATATGGCAACGCCGATGTACTGCGCATCGACGACATCGACGTTCCCGCCCCCGCCGCCGACGAAATCCAGATCCGGGTAAAGGCGATCGGCCTGAACCGCGCCGAGGTGATGTTCCGCAACGGCGCCTACCTGCAGGAAGCGCAGTTCCCCAGCCGGCTGGGCTATGAAGCAGCCGGTGTGGTCGAAGCGCTCGGCAATGACGTGAACGGGTTCGCCATTGGCGATGCCGTCAGTGTGGTGCCGCCGCTGGACATCGCGCGCTGGGGCACCTATGGCGAACTGGCCAATGTACCGGCGCGGCTGGTGGTGAAGCACCCACAGGCACTGGACTTCGAAACGGCCGCCGCGGTGTGGATGCAGTACGTGACTGCCTGGGGCGCACTGCTGGAGCAGGCGCATCTGGCGGCCGGCGATTTCGTCATCATCACCGCCGCCAGCAGCAGTGTCGGCCTGGCTGCGATCCAGATCGCCAATGCCGTGGGTGCCACCCCGATCGCGGTGACCCGCGGCCCGGGCAAGCGCCAGGCCCTGCTCGATGCCGGTGCCGCCCATGTCATCGCCACCCAGGAACAGGATCTGGCAGCTGAAGTGGCGCGCATCACCGGCGGCGCCGGTGCCCGCGTGGTGTTCGATCCGATCGGCGGCCCGCAGTTCAACGCGTTGACCGAAGCGATGGCGCGCGGTGGCATCCTGCTGGAGTACGGCGCGCTGAGCAGCGAACCGACCCCGTTCCCGCTGTTCAACGTTCTGGGCAAGTCGCTGACGCTGAAAGGCTACCTGTACTCGGAAATCGTCTCCGACGATGCCGTGCTGGCCCGTGCCAAGGCCTTCATCGTCGATGGCCTGGACAAGGGCTTGCTGGCACCGAAGATCGCCAGGGTGTTTCCGTTCGCGCAGATCCAGGACGCGCATCGTTATCTGGAATCGAACGAACAGATCGGCAAGGTGGTGGTGACGGTGTAA
- the gyrA gene encoding DNA gyrase subunit A codes for MAETAKEIIQVNLEDEMRKSYLDYAMSVIVGRALPDARDGLKPVHRRVLFAMNELNAHSNKPYFKSARIVGDVIGKYHPHGDQSVYDTLVRLAQPFSLRYMLVDGQGNFGSIDGDSAAAMRYTEARMSRLAHELMADIDKETVDFQPNYDEKELEPTVMPTRFPNLLVNGSAGIAVGMATNIPPHNLSESINACIALIDNPDIDVDGLMEYIPGPDFPTAGIINGTAGIVAGYRTGRGRVRIRAKADIEVADNGRESIIVTEIPYQVNKARLIEKIAELVKEKKIEGISELRDESDKDGMRIYIEIKRGESAEVVLNNLYQQTQMESVFGINMVALVDGRPQLMNLKQMLEAFVRHRREVVTRRTVFELRKARARAHVLEGLTVALANIDEMIELIKTSPNPNEARERMLARVWEPGLVGAMLGAAGAEASRPEDLPKGVGLIEGGYQLTEIQATQILEMRLHRLTGLEQDRLTDEYKQLLEVIAGLIHILEDPDRLLQVIREELVSVKAEFGDERRTEIRHSEEDLDILDLIAPEDVVVTVSHAGYVKRQPVSVYRAQRRGGRGRSAAATKEEDFIEQLWLVNTHDTLLTFTSSGKVFWLPVYQLPEAGSNARGRPIINWIPLEPGERVQAVLPVREYADGQFVFFATKNGTVKKTPLGEFAFRLARGKIAINLDEGDALVGVGLTDGERDILLFASNGKTVRFGEDKVRSMGRTATGVRGIKMPAGEEVVSLIVAESAGGIEDENEDDNGVEEAAANGDAVIDGADDASVQYILTATENGYGKRTPLPDYPRKGRGTQGVIGIQTTERNGKLVAAVLMGSDDEVLLISDGGTLVRTRGSEISRVGRNTQGVTLIRLSKDEKLQAVERMDASIEEDEDEVATAAPAAAEGAPAAASSEDAAQE; via the coding sequence ATGGCAGAAACCGCCAAGGAAATCATCCAGGTCAACCTGGAAGACGAGATGCGCAAGAGCTACCTCGATTACGCCATGAGCGTGATCGTGGGCCGTGCGCTGCCGGATGCGCGCGACGGCCTCAAGCCGGTGCATCGTCGCGTGCTGTTCGCGATGAACGAGCTCAACGCGCACAGCAACAAGCCCTACTTCAAGTCGGCGCGTATCGTCGGTGACGTCATCGGTAAGTACCACCCGCATGGCGATCAGTCGGTGTACGACACGCTGGTGCGCCTGGCACAGCCGTTCTCGCTGCGCTACATGCTGGTCGATGGCCAGGGTAACTTCGGCTCCATCGATGGCGACTCCGCCGCGGCGATGCGATACACCGAAGCGCGCATGTCGCGCCTCGCGCATGAGCTGATGGCCGACATCGACAAGGAAACCGTCGATTTCCAGCCCAACTACGACGAAAAGGAACTGGAGCCGACGGTCATGCCGACCCGGTTCCCGAACCTGCTGGTCAATGGTTCGGCCGGTATCGCGGTGGGCATGGCGACCAACATCCCACCGCACAACCTGAGCGAATCGATCAACGCCTGCATCGCGCTGATCGACAACCCGGACATCGACGTCGACGGCCTGATGGAGTACATCCCGGGCCCGGATTTCCCGACCGCCGGCATCATCAATGGCACCGCCGGCATCGTCGCCGGCTACCGCACCGGCCGTGGCCGCGTGCGCATCCGTGCCAAGGCTGATATCGAAGTGGCCGACAACGGCCGCGAATCGATCATCGTCACTGAAATTCCTTACCAGGTGAACAAGGCGCGTCTGATCGAGAAGATCGCCGAGCTGGTCAAGGAAAAGAAGATCGAAGGCATCAGCGAGCTGCGCGATGAGTCCGACAAGGACGGCATGCGCATCTACATCGAGATCAAGCGCGGTGAATCTGCCGAGGTTGTGCTGAACAACCTGTACCAGCAGACGCAGATGGAATCGGTGTTCGGCATCAACATGGTGGCGCTGGTCGATGGCCGCCCGCAGTTGATGAACCTCAAGCAGATGCTGGAGGCGTTCGTCCGCCACCGTCGCGAAGTGGTCACCCGCCGCACCGTGTTCGAGCTGCGCAAGGCGCGCGCCCGTGCCCACGTGCTGGAAGGCCTGACCGTCGCGTTGGCCAACATCGACGAGATGATCGAACTGATCAAGACCTCGCCGAACCCGAACGAAGCACGTGAACGCATGCTGGCGCGCGTGTGGGAGCCGGGCCTGGTCGGTGCCATGCTGGGTGCTGCCGGTGCCGAAGCCTCGCGCCCGGAAGACCTGCCCAAGGGCGTGGGCCTGATCGAGGGCGGCTACCAGCTGACCGAGATCCAGGCCACCCAGATCCTGGAAATGCGCCTGCACCGCCTGACCGGGCTGGAGCAGGACCGCCTGACCGACGAGTACAAGCAGCTGCTGGAAGTGATCGCCGGGCTGATCCACATCCTGGAAGATCCCGACCGCCTGCTGCAGGTGATCCGCGAGGAACTGGTCAGCGTCAAGGCCGAGTTCGGCGACGAGCGTCGTACCGAGATCCGCCACAGCGAAGAAGACCTGGACATCCTCGACCTGATCGCGCCGGAAGACGTGGTGGTCACCGTGTCGCACGCCGGTTACGTGAAGCGCCAGCCGGTGAGCGTGTACCGCGCGCAGCGCCGTGGCGGCCGTGGCCGTAGTGCGGCGGCGACCAAGGAAGAGGATTTCATCGAACAGCTGTGGCTGGTCAACACACATGACACGCTGCTGACCTTCACCAGTTCGGGCAAGGTGTTCTGGCTGCCGGTCTACCAGCTGCCGGAAGCGGGTTCCAACGCCCGTGGCCGTCCGATCATCAACTGGATTCCGCTGGAACCGGGCGAACGCGTGCAGGCCGTGCTGCCTGTGCGCGAGTACGCCGATGGCCAGTTCGTGTTCTTCGCCACCAAGAACGGTACGGTCAAGAAGACCCCGCTGGGCGAGTTCGCCTTCCGTCTGGCCCGCGGCAAGATCGCGATCAACCTCGACGAGGGCGATGCGCTGGTTGGCGTCGGCCTGACCGACGGTGAGCGCGACATCCTGCTGTTCGCCTCCAACGGCAAGACCGTGCGCTTCGGCGAGGACAAGGTCCGCTCGATGGGCCGTACCGCGACCGGCGTGCGTGGCATCAAGATGCCGGCCGGCGAGGAAGTGGTCAGTCTGATCGTGGCCGAAAGTGCCGGTGGCATCGAGGACGAGAACGAGGACGACAACGGTGTCGAAGAAGCCGCCGCCAATGGCGATGCGGTGATCGACGGCGCCGACGACGCCAGCGTGCAGTACATCCTCACCGCAACCGAGAACGGCTACGGCAAGCGCACCCCGCTGCCGGATTACCCGCGCAAGGGTCGTGGCACCCAGGGCGTGATCGGCATCCAGACCACCGAGCGCAACGGCAAGCTGGTCGCCGCGGTGCTGATGGGTTCGGATGACGAAGTGCTGCTGATCTCCGATGGCGGCACGCTGGTGCGTACCCGTGGCTCGGAAATCAGCCGCGTCGGCCGCAACACCCAGGGCGTCACCCTGATCCGCCTGTCCAAGGACGAGAAGCTGCAGGCGGTGGAACGCATGGATGCCTCCATCGAAGAGGACGAGGACGAGGTGGCGACTGCTGCCCCGGCCGCGGCCGAAGGCGCACCGGCTGCGGCCAGCAGCGAGGACGCCGCGCAGGAGTGA
- a CDS encoding REP-associated tyrosine transposase: protein MPSPQLLAGRRSIVGNVYAITMVCRNRHRVFDCPANADLAMQLLGSMDREGLTASLAWVIMPDHIHWLAQLRGHSLGYCVQRFKARSSFLINRRRGNQGAIWQAGYHDHAIRSDASLHRHACYILSNPVRAGLAAQIGDHPYGWCRWPLSELESVHEDEF, encoded by the coding sequence ATGCCCAGCCCCCAACTGCTTGCCGGCCGGCGATCCATCGTCGGCAACGTCTACGCCATCACCATGGTGTGCCGGAACCGCCATCGCGTCTTCGATTGCCCTGCCAATGCCGATCTTGCCATGCAGCTCCTCGGATCGATGGACCGGGAAGGCCTGACTGCGTCGCTTGCCTGGGTCATCATGCCGGATCATATCCACTGGCTGGCTCAACTACGTGGCCATTCGCTGGGCTACTGCGTGCAGCGCTTCAAGGCGCGCAGCAGTTTTCTGATCAACCGGCGGCGAGGGAACCAGGGTGCAATCTGGCAGGCGGGTTATCACGATCATGCGATCCGCAGTGACGCGTCGCTGCACAGACACGCTTGCTACATTCTGTCAAATCCCGTTCGAGCCGGTCTTGCCGCGCAGATCGGTGACCATCCGTACGGGTGGTGTCGCTGGCCGCTGAGCGAGCTGGAGTCGGTCCACGAGGATGAATTCTGA
- a CDS encoding DUF4952 domain-containing protein produces the protein MSLPLPELTVGFLLLAALSGGSEIVEQTPAQALAEWELQGRADGLARPDTRCQDFLQAMGRKPAGLEYVGCSQDDTSYIKPMQAHYRVAGARAEQVEAYLHTTFGMPMLRYTCCGWSNGGPYSWREGADTVRYQIGMGIESLPHQRSEWKRIEAFDVTVEVLRQSP, from the coding sequence ATGTCTCTTCCGCTGCCGGAGCTTACCGTTGGCTTCCTGCTGCTGGCGGCGTTGTCCGGCGGCAGCGAGATCGTGGAGCAAACCCCTGCGCAGGCGCTGGCCGAGTGGGAGCTGCAGGGACGTGCTGACGGCCTGGCGCGACCGGACACCCGCTGCCAGGATTTCCTGCAGGCGATGGGGCGGAAGCCTGCAGGCCTGGAATACGTAGGCTGCAGCCAGGACGACACGTCCTACATCAAACCGATGCAAGCCCACTACCGTGTTGCAGGTGCCCGTGCCGAGCAGGTCGAAGCGTATCTGCACACGACATTCGGCATGCCGATGCTGCGTTACACCTGCTGTGGCTGGAGCAATGGCGGGCCCTACAGCTGGCGCGAAGGTGCAGACACGGTGAGGTACCAGATCGGGATGGGCATTGAATCGCTGCCGCATCAGCGGAGCGAGTGGAAGCGCATCGAAGCATTCGACGTAACGGTTGAGGTGCTGCGGCAGAGTCCCTAG
- a CDS encoding LysR family transcriptional regulator translates to MDLIAPLRTFAKVAEVGSFAAAAEALNLSPQLVGKHIQALEQHLGVRLLNRTTRKQSLTDFGQAYLARAQVILEEVEGAEQLAEVARGRPMGRLRISAPVTFGVHALGPAVVAYMQQYPDVQVDLNLSNSLVDIVEDGYDLVFRTGDLADSGLVARRLGPYPLVLCASPSYLASRPAITHPNDLSRHECLGFAHSIIRTRWSFRDADGSVLTVPVSSRFMVNQAEPLLTAAVGGLGLILQPHEMLAAALARGELVEVLPAFVPVSTWINLLYPRDRQLTPKLRSFLDFCVARFNEQTMARR, encoded by the coding sequence ATGGACCTGATCGCTCCCCTGCGGACCTTCGCGAAAGTCGCCGAGGTCGGCTCCTTCGCCGCTGCCGCCGAGGCCCTGAACCTGTCGCCGCAGCTGGTCGGCAAGCATATCCAGGCGCTGGAGCAGCACCTGGGCGTGCGCCTGCTCAACCGCACCACGCGCAAGCAGAGCCTGACCGACTTCGGCCAGGCCTATCTGGCGCGTGCGCAGGTGATCCTGGAGGAAGTGGAGGGCGCCGAGCAATTGGCAGAAGTGGCGCGTGGGCGGCCGATGGGACGCCTGCGCATCAGCGCACCGGTCACCTTCGGCGTGCACGCACTGGGCCCGGCGGTGGTGGCCTACATGCAGCAGTACCCGGACGTGCAGGTCGATCTGAACCTGTCCAACAGCCTGGTGGACATCGTTGAAGACGGGTACGACCTGGTGTTCCGTACCGGTGACCTGGCCGACAGCGGGCTGGTGGCGCGACGGCTGGGGCCGTATCCGCTGGTCCTGTGTGCGTCGCCAAGCTATCTGGCTTCGCGCCCGGCCATCACCCATCCCAATGACCTGAGCCGGCACGAGTGCCTGGGCTTCGCGCATTCGATCATCCGCACACGCTGGAGTTTCCGCGATGCCGATGGCAGCGTGCTGACCGTGCCCGTGTCCAGCCGTTTCATGGTCAACCAGGCCGAGCCGTTGTTGACCGCCGCGGTGGGTGGGTTGGGGCTGATCCTGCAGCCGCACGAGATGCTGGCCGCCGCACTCGCGCGTGGTGAACTGGTGGAAGTGCTGCCGGCGTTCGTGCCAGTGTCGACCTGGATCAATCTGCTGTACCCGCGTGATCGCCAGCTGACGCCCAAGCTGCGCAGCTTCCTGGATTTCTGCGTGGCACGTTTCAACGAGCAGACGATGGCGCGGCGATAG